The Leishmania infantum JPCM5 genome chromosome 19 region TCTAACCCGAAAGAAACTCTGACAGGTCTCAGTTACATTTCCGCGAGGGTGTTTCTCCCCTGTCTGCTGTTCGCAAACCTGTCCATGAACGTGACGTGGGAGCAGCTGAGCAAATTCTATTGGGCACCGTTatttgcgctgctgccgatgggGATCGGCTTCCTGTCCTCGATGCTGGTGCGTGCCGTTCTCAGAAGGGAGTACCACTTCGTCGTAATCCTTGCCAGCTCCTTCCAGAATGGCCTCACGTTCCCCGTGAGCGTGCTGCTTAACCTGAAGGGCATCGAGTGGTTCACAGGGGCTGCCGTCGTGGACGCGCAGTCCTACATCTTCCTGTACAACGTGGTCTGCTCGATAGGGCTGTGGGCTCTCGGTGACCCCATGATCGCCTACGCGAAGACGAAGGAAGTGGAGTCTGAGGAGGCCAATGATGAGGAGTTGGTGGCCAGGCGGCGTCCGTACAGCATGGATGGGCGTGTCGACGGCGAAGCGGAGGGCAAGGAAAAGGCGCAGTCGTCGCCgcacacggcagcagcggcgcagcagggcCATGCCACCGCGCATGAGCAACTCGAGTGGTATCGGCCGGCGCAGGCAAGTGATAAGCCGATCATGCTGCCACCAGGGTCCCCTGGGATTCTGCTAGATGATGAGATGCGCATTACAAATTCGAAGTTGAAGCCGAGGGACGATCGTCTCAAGCGTCTGGGCCGGATCGCTCTCACCTCGATCCAGTCCCCAACAGTGCTGAGCAGCATCATCGCCCTCATTATCTCCCTTAcaccgccactgcagcggctggcAAAGAGCCCTTTTGGCGAGCCCTTCGTCGGTGGCATGGCCCTCGTCGGCAAGGGTGCCATCCCGCTGCATCTGGTGGTGCTGGGCTCCTCCGTCGCGGCCAGCCGCCCCAAGGCCCACCCGACATCGTCGGCGAAGAGGGCGCAGGTGACAATATCGTCTCCCACCACATCTGCCCCACTGCCGACGAGCGCAGACGGCACCGTCTTTGACGTGTCCGCGTCGCAGCCCGGAACAGGAGTCAACGCCCTTCGTTATTGGATCACCTCGAGGGTGCAGCCGCAGATTCTCTTCACATGCTGCGCAGTGGTGACGCGGCTCGTGATTATTCCGTGCATCTGCTTCCTTGCCCTGC contains the following coding sequences:
- a CDS encoding putative transporter, which codes for MGDLYLGMMLITATTVGKIILCALAGMLVSRYFSNPKETLTGLSYISARVFLPCLLFANLSMNVTWEQLSKFYWAPLFALLPMGIGFLSSMLVRAVLRREYHFVVILASSFQNGLTFPVSVLLNLKGIEWFTGAAVVDAQSYIFLYNVVCSIGLWALGDPMIAYAKTKEVESEEANDEELVARRRPYSMDGRVDGEAEGKEKAQSSPHTAAAAQQGHATAHEQLEWYRPAQASDKPIMLPPGSPGILLDDEMRITNSKLKPRDDRLKRLGRIALTSIQSPTVLSSIIALIISLTPPLQRLAKSPFGEPFVGGMALVGKGAIPLHLVVLGSSVAASRPKAHPTSSAKRAQVTISSPTTSAPLPTSADGTVFDVSASQPGTGVNALRYWITSRVQPQILFTCCAVVTRLVIIPCICFLALHILVKAGLMPSEKPFLLSMLVAIISPTAINSTLICTMREYHVRDYSHMMFFMYLSSIITSSVWLFCILLYLSD